In Gadus macrocephalus chromosome 4, ASM3116895v1, the following proteins share a genomic window:
- the pkp2 gene encoding plakophilin-2 gives MGDEGCFKSVLPPQVLDDSSLALPAEHSILSPARFHSVDRSVRVQQQVQLTLARKGKKSASNGSVHHAQRSLSWSSDYRDGPSHNSTLRSGSAFSPPPTASCRSLRRPSRRVEVSPAPSPVLPRPPLRYGAAGRSLGTYTIPGPGAPPKMAPLPERPYGSVPHKRYAFSEVPHATRLHGATYSARRSPAHPGPRGPARAAPPPRRAAAGGGGLFQSHTPWETGTAERSGVTLPGVTQEREGERQGERQGEEQGEEQGVGQGEEEEQGVGLSWLIKARRELCFEGLDAASAVSMELDAPRGAEPEFPVQWASGRAQKWAAKPPELTLERAVAALTQDSEDALVTASSFIQKQCFSSADARKMVFYLHGIPKLLQLLPSDSEEVQRAAAGALRNLVFQSDENKMEVKESEGVALILRALRSCRDVEARRQLTGLLWNLSSHDVIKEHLSQDGFSVLTSRVLVPCSGLSEGENPKDELLADADTFHNATGCLRNLSSAGPDCRKAMRDCEDLIDALVYYIRGTIADYQPDDKATENCVCVLHNLSYAIESEIPPRFFRDLSEAPPPPSSTWSPGCFAHRPPKNTTDLERQRPLLEEKANPHGIEWLWSAITVRMYLSLMARSGSNFTQEAALGALQNITAGHGMLTEAICYTVVLRENGLQQVRRMLQEGDRSVRRTAVALVKNLSRYRELHAPIVKQVLPELVGMLPHSDQGTEVPTELTVCLCQILTNFTKNDTSSVKAIVNQGALPKVINISTKDNGFGPTRAGQAACLLLHTMWRHSDLHGAYRKAGYRKIDFVNSRTTKAVNSLQD, from the exons ATGGGGGACGAGGGTTGTTTCAAGTCCGTTCTCCCCCCTCAGGTCCTGGACGACAGCAGTCTGGCCTTGCCGGCCGAGCACAGCATCCTGAGCCCGGCCAGGTTCCACTCCGTCGACCGGAGCGTCCGGGTCCAGCAGCAGGTCCAGCTCACCCTGGCCCGCAAGGGGAAGAAGTCCGCCTCAAACG GTAGCGTCCATCATGCCCAAAGGAGTCTGTCCTGGAGCTCAGACTACAGAGACGGACCGTCGCACAACAGC aCGCTGAGGAGCGGCTCCGCCTTCAGCCCGCCCCCGACGGCGTCCTGCCGGTCGCTGCGCCGGCCCTCtcggagggtggaggtgtctccggcccccagcccggtgctgccccgcccccccctgcgCTACGGGGCTGCCGGCCGGAGCCTGGGGACCTACACCatcccggggcccggggccccccccAAGATGGCGCCCCTGCCGGAGCGGCCGTACGGCTCGGTGCCGCACAAGCGCTACGCCTTCTCCGAGGTCCCGCACGCCACGCGGCTCCACGGCGCCACCTACAGCGCCCGGCgcagccccgcccaccccgggccccggggccccgcccgcgcggccccgcccccccgcagggcggcggcgggggggggcgggctgtTCCAGAGCCACACCCCTTGGGAGACCGGCACGGCAGAGAGGAGCGGGGTGACCCTCCCCGGGGTGACCCAGGAGCGGGAGGGGGAGCGGCAGGGGGAgcggcagggggaggagcagggggaggagcagggggtggggcagggggaggaggaggagcagggggtgggGCTGAGCTGGCTGATCAAGGCCAGGAGGGAGCTGTGCTTCGAGGGTCTGGACGCCGCGTCGGCAGTCAGCATGGAGCTGGACGCCCCCAGGGGGGCGGAGCCCGAGTTCCCCGTCCAGTGGGCCAGCGGCCGGGCTCA GAAGTGGGCGGCGAAGCCCCCTGAGCTGACTCTGGAGCGGGCGGTGGCCGCGCTGACGCAGGACAGCGAGGACGCCCTGGTGACCGCCTCCAGCTTCATCCAGAAGCAGTGCTTCAGCAGCGCCGACGCCAGGAAGATG GTGTTCTACCTCCACGGGATCCCcaagctgctgcagctgctgcccagCGACAGCGAGGAGGTGCAGCGGGCCGCGGCCGGCGCCCTGCGGAACCTCGTGTTCCAGAGCGACGAGAACAagatggaggtgaaggagagcgAGGGCGTGGCCCTCATCCTGCGGGCGCTGCGGAGCTGCCGCGACGTGGAGGCCCGCCGCCAGCTCACCG GTCTCCTGTGGAACCTCTCGTCCCACGACGTGATCAAGGAGCACCTGTCCCAGGACGGCTTCTCGGTCCTCACCTCCAGGGTTCTGGTGCCGTGCTCCGGGCTGTCTGAGGGCGAGAACCCCAAAGACGAGCTGCTGGCCGACGCCGACACCTTCCACAACGCCACCGGGTGTCTGCG CAACCTGAGCTCGGCCGGCCCGGACTGCAGGAAGGCCATGAGGGACTGTGAGGACCTCATCGACGCCCTGGTCTACTACATCCGCGGCACCATCGCCGACTACCAGCCCGACGACAAG GCCACAGAgaactgtgtgtgcgttctcCACAACCTGTCGTATGCGATCGAGTCGGAGATTCCTCCGAGGTTCTTCAGGGACCTGtcggaggccccgccccccccctcctccacctggtccCCGGGCTGCTTCGCCCACCGGCCCCCCAAGAACACCACG GACCTGGAGcgacagcgccccctgctggaggagAAGGCCAACCCGCACGGCATCGAGTGGTTGTGGAGCGCCATCACGGTGCGCATGTACCTGTCTCTGATGGCGCGCAGCGGCAGCAACTTCACCCAGGAGGCGGCGCTGGGGGCGCTGCAGAACATCACGGCCGGACACGGCATG CTGACGGAGGCTATCTGCTACACGGTGGTGCTGCGGGAGAACGGCCTCCAGCAGGTCCGCCGGATGCTGCAGGAGGGAGACCGCTCCGTGAGGCGCACGGCCGTGGCCCTCGTCAAGAACCTCTCCCGCTACCGCGAGCTGCACGCCCCCATCG tgaagCAGGTGCTGCCCGAGCTGGTGGGCATGCTGCCCCACTCGGACCAGGGGACGGAGGTCCCCACGGAGCTCACCGTCTGCCTCTGTCAGATCCTCACCAACTTTACCAAGAACGACACCAGCAGCGTCAAGGCCATCGTGAACCAGGGCGCCCTGCCCAAGGTCATCAACATCAGCACCAAGGACAACGG